A part of Bacteroidia bacterium genomic DNA contains:
- a CDS encoding family 20 glycosylhydrolase — MRYYLLLLMLSFSLAIFAQEKSPALFPVQGFCIGGPSVGDVDRFVKFIDEELAPRHVNTLIVRIDYNYSYTSHPELRGENPLTEKDVKKMVAVCKKHSIRLIPQVNLLGHQSWHSKATKLLEVYPQFDENPEVKLPEEYKWPNADGLYCKSYCPLHPEVHGVVFDIVDEICNVFETDAFHAGMDEVFYIGNDKCPRCSGRDKAELFAGEVTLIRNHLAAKNRELWIWGDRMIDGKTTGLGMWEASMNNTHRAIDMIPKDVFICDWHYERPDQTAVLFAMKGFKVATCPWRTPEIGVQQVEDMARFRESATKATKDNFAGMIQTVWSGAGPFMDEYYGVKKNESAGNKTPTSCFKSIYAKMNEMAKE; from the coding sequence ATGCGATACTATCTGCTACTCCTCATGTTGAGTTTTTCCCTGGCAATATTTGCACAGGAAAAGTCTCCTGCCTTATTCCCTGTTCAGGGATTTTGTATTGGTGGTCCATCTGTTGGTGATGTGGATCGTTTTGTCAAGTTTATTGATGAAGAACTTGCGCCCCGGCATGTAAATACCCTGATCGTCAGAATTGATTACAATTACAGCTATACCAGCCATCCGGAGCTGCGCGGGGAAAACCCGTTGACTGAAAAGGATGTGAAAAAAATGGTGGCAGTCTGTAAAAAACATTCCATTCGCCTTATCCCACAGGTCAATCTTCTCGGCCACCAGTCGTGGCATTCGAAGGCAACCAAACTGCTGGAAGTGTATCCTCAGTTTGACGAAAACCCTGAAGTAAAACTACCGGAAGAATACAAATGGCCGAATGCAGACGGCCTGTATTGCAAAAGTTATTGTCCGCTTCACCCCGAAGTACATGGGGTCGTGTTTGATATTGTCGATGAAATCTGCAATGTTTTTGAGACTGATGCCTTTCACGCAGGCATGGATGAAGTATTTTATATCGGCAATGACAAATGTCCGCGATGCAGTGGCCGCGACAAAGCCGAACTATTTGCCGGAGAAGTTACCCTGATCCGCAATCACCTCGCCGCCAAAAACCGCGAACTTTGGATATGGGGAGACCGGATGATAGACGGAAAAACTACAGGCCTGGGTATGTGGGAAGCCAGCATGAACAATACCCACCGGGCGATTGATATGATACCTAAAGACGTTTTTATCTGCGACTGGCATTATGAGCGCCCTGACCAGACAGCGGTATTATTTGCGATGAAAGGTTTTAAAGTGGCTACCTGCCCCTGGCGTACCCCTGAAATCGGTGTACAACAAGTGGAGGATATGGCCCGATTCCGGGAAAGTGCGACCAAAGCCACCAAAGACAACTTTGCAGGAATGATACAAACCGTATGGTCTGGAGCGGGTCCATTTATGGATGAATACTACGGGGTGAAAAAAAACGAAAGTGCCGGCAATAAGACCCCGACCAGTTGCTTCAAAAGCATTTATGCTAAGATGAATGAGATGGCGAAGGAGTAA
- a CDS encoding carboxypeptidase-like regulatory domain-containing protein encodes MQGYTVLFLLLVLVSCKTDYEDILLQGVVTDELSGSTIHKAKLGVTIWIYGNSPDESYSEEIFETLTTDSLGKFELKIEAAAFIQVHVSAPGYQDAFENINIRGKKINLDFALNPDM; translated from the coding sequence ATGCAAGGATATACTGTATTATTTCTGCTTCTAGTCTTGGTTTCTTGTAAAACAGACTATGAAGATATTCTCTTACAAGGAGTTGTTACTGATGAGTTGTCTGGAAGTACGATACATAAAGCCAAATTAGGAGTTACGATTTGGATTTATGGGAATAGTCCCGATGAAAGCTATTCTGAAGAAATATTTGAAACATTAACTACCGATAGTTTGGGAAAATTCGAATTAAAAATTGAGGCAGCTGCCTTTATTCAAGTTCATGTAAGTGCTCCTGGATACCAGGATGCATTTGAAAATATTAATATAAGAGGAAAAAAGATCAATTTAGATTTTGCCTTAAATCCAGATATGTAA
- a CDS encoding type II toxin-antitoxin system VapC family toxin, with protein MASYLLDTHTILWYFDQSSELSETAFRIITNQEHSIFVSMASYWEMTIKSGLKKLKLPHSIGQMIRDAEKAGIQSLPISTLHLTTLDTLPPHHRDPFDRLILAQALADNMTLISKDATFRLYSNKVIW; from the coding sequence ATGGCTTCCTATTTGCTGGATACACATACAATTCTGTGGTATTTTGATCAATCGTCTGAGCTTTCCGAAACAGCTTTCAGAATTATTACCAATCAGGAGCATTCCATTTTTGTGAGCATGGCTTCATATTGGGAAATGACGATTAAATCCGGTTTGAAAAAACTGAAACTACCCCATTCCATAGGGCAAATGATTCGGGATGCAGAGAAGGCAGGCATTCAATCCTTACCCATATCGACTTTGCACCTTACGACGCTCGATACGCTTCCGCCACATCACCGCGATCCTTTTGATCGGTTGATATTGGCTCAGGCACTAGCCGATAATATGACCCTGATTTCGAAGGATGCGACCTTTCGGTTATATTCAAATAAGGTGATTTGGTAG
- a CDS encoding DUF2281 domain-containing protein, producing the protein MAYQISNLPSEIRQQVEDYIEFLLSKYSKKVIVQKKPENPRLYAYGLYKGKIQLSPDFDAPLEDFKDYM; encoded by the coding sequence ATGGCTTACCAAATCTCAAACCTTCCTTCGGAAATTCGGCAACAGGTAGAGGATTATATCGAGTTTTTGCTGAGCAAATACTCTAAAAAAGTGATTGTTCAAAAAAAACCGGAAAATCCCCGGCTGTATGCTTATGGCCTGTACAAAGGAAAAATCCAATTATCTCCTGACTTTGATGCGCCCTTAGAGGACTTTAAGGACTATATGTGA
- a CDS encoding GH92 family glycosyl hydrolase, producing MKQLLPLLFLFPTCLFSQTDLTSFVDPFIGTSNYGATHPGAVVPWGMASVVPFNVSGKQNKYEKDSQWLSNPYWKDNNFLTGFSHINLSGVGCPDLGVLLLMPTTGEREVNPRMYGSSYRDEEAHPGYFSTYLEKHKVRTELTATTRTGLSRYTFPAGQSHILLNLGLGLTNESGASVRIVSDAEIEGSKLIGTFCYNPGTERQVFFVARFSKPAKTYGVWKKQPKLQGVEDQWSNHSGKYKFYEGFNQTLAGDSIGVYFSYETRDQEEIMVKMGVSYVSIENARENLDKEQAGFDFEAVRKNAVNAWNEQLSRIQVEGGTKEDKVKFYTALYHTLLHPNIFQDVNGEYPEMGNFKTGKITTGNRYTVFSLWDTYRNVHSFLSLVYPERQEEMVNTLLDMYKESGWLPKWELLGRETNVMVGDPAIPVIVDSYLRGIRGFDVDLAYTAMKKSATTLEGNKLRPGIRDYIEKGYIPIDGKDKVWGSLSTTLEYNVADWNLAQMAKVLGKTDDYDLFYQRSLSYKKFYEPSFSILRPLMADGSFIADFDPEFGKNFEAVPGYVEGTAWQYTFFTPHDIPGRIALAGGEKPFVAQLQKTFDDSLFSMINEPDITYPYLFNYVKGEEWRTQKAVRNSIDTYFTTQAGGIPGNDDTGTLSAWLLFSMMGFYPDCPGNMNYSLSSPVFERVKIALDPAFFPGKELVIETKGSGKYIQKITWNGSRQKGYFFPHGELVKGGKMVFELKE from the coding sequence ATGAAACAACTACTCCCGCTCCTTTTCCTTTTTCCGACCTGTCTGTTCTCCCAGACCGATTTGACCTCTTTTGTCGATCCCTTCATCGGTACTTCCAACTATGGCGCCACTCACCCCGGCGCTGTTGTTCCCTGGGGCATGGCCTCCGTTGTGCCCTTTAATGTCTCGGGCAAACAAAACAAATATGAAAAAGACAGCCAGTGGCTCTCCAATCCTTACTGGAAAGACAACAATTTCCTCACGGGTTTTTCGCATATCAATCTCAGCGGTGTAGGCTGCCCCGACCTCGGTGTGCTGCTGCTGATGCCGACCACAGGTGAAAGGGAAGTCAATCCCCGTATGTATGGGTCCTCTTACCGCGACGAGGAGGCACACCCGGGTTATTTTTCCACCTACCTCGAAAAACACAAGGTCAGAACCGAACTCACCGCTACCACCCGCACCGGCCTCAGCCGCTATACTTTTCCCGCCGGGCAGTCGCACATTCTCCTGAACCTCGGACTGGGGCTTACCAATGAAAGCGGGGCGTCTGTGCGAATCGTTTCCGACGCAGAAATTGAAGGCAGCAAACTGATCGGTACCTTCTGCTATAACCCCGGCACAGAAAGACAGGTGTTTTTTGTGGCAAGGTTTAGCAAACCCGCAAAAACTTACGGCGTCTGGAAAAAACAACCCAAACTTCAGGGCGTGGAAGACCAGTGGTCCAACCACAGTGGCAAATACAAGTTTTACGAAGGATTTAACCAAACCCTCGCCGGAGACAGTATTGGCGTATATTTTTCCTACGAAACCCGCGATCAGGAAGAGATTATGGTGAAAATGGGCGTTTCGTATGTGAGCATAGAAAATGCCCGTGAAAATCTCGATAAAGAACAGGCGGGTTTTGACTTTGAAGCAGTGAGGAAAAATGCAGTAAATGCCTGGAATGAGCAGCTATCCCGCATTCAGGTGGAGGGCGGTACAAAAGAAGACAAAGTAAAATTTTATACGGCCCTTTACCACACGCTTCTCCACCCCAATATCTTCCAGGATGTAAATGGCGAATACCCGGAAATGGGCAATTTTAAAACCGGGAAAATTACCACAGGCAATCGTTACACCGTTTTTTCTCTCTGGGATACCTACCGGAATGTGCACAGTTTTCTTTCTCTTGTTTATCCGGAGCGACAGGAGGAAATGGTCAATACCCTGCTCGATATGTACAAAGAAAGCGGTTGGCTTCCCAAATGGGAGCTCCTGGGAAGAGAAACCAACGTGATGGTAGGCGACCCTGCTATTCCGGTAATCGTTGACAGCTATCTCCGGGGAATACGGGGTTTTGATGTCGATCTCGCTTACACAGCCATGAAAAAAAGCGCAACAACGCTGGAGGGCAATAAACTCCGCCCCGGCATTCGAGACTATATCGAAAAAGGCTATATCCCTATCGACGGAAAAGACAAGGTTTGGGGTTCGCTTTCCACCACGCTCGAATATAATGTCGCCGACTGGAACCTCGCCCAAATGGCGAAAGTGCTGGGCAAAACCGACGACTACGACCTGTTTTACCAGCGGTCGTTGTCTTACAAAAAATTCTACGAACCTTCTTTTTCCATTCTCCGCCCCCTCATGGCAGACGGGAGTTTTATTGCCGATTTTGACCCGGAGTTTGGCAAAAACTTCGAAGCTGTACCCGGATATGTGGAGGGCACGGCATGGCAATATACATTTTTCACCCCACACGATATACCCGGCCGGATCGCACTTGCCGGAGGAGAAAAACCATTTGTCGCCCAACTGCAAAAGACATTCGACGATTCGCTTTTCAGCATGATCAACGAACCGGATATCACTTATCCCTATTTGTTTAATTACGTCAAAGGCGAGGAATGGCGCACCCAGAAAGCCGTTCGCAACAGTATCGACACTTATTTCACAACACAGGCCGGCGGTATTCCCGGCAATGATGATACCGGTACGCTTTCCGCCTGGCTGCTGTTTAGCATGATGGGATTTTATCCCGACTGCCCGGGAAATATGAACTATTCCCTTTCCAGCCCGGTATTTGAGCGAGTGAAAATTGCGCTCGACCCCGCATTTTTTCCGGGGAAAGAATTGGTCATCGAAACCAAAGGCAGCGGAAAGTATATTCAGAAAATCACCTGGAATGGCAGCCGCCAAAAAGGCTATTTTTTCCCCCACGGAGAACTGGTGAAAGGCGGGAAGATGGTATTTGAGTTGAAGGAATAA
- a CDS encoding Sb-PDE family phosphodiesterase: MKKLILPLLFLTIFRLNAQETHSHGRAINFPNVPGYLSLKCDLHQHTVFSDGEVWPTIRVQEALKDSLDVISLTEHLEYQPHKADIPHPDRNRSHDIAVKEADGNLLVVRGSEITRSMPPGHCNAIFINDANKLLNDDPMVVFREAKNQGAFVFWNHPNWTAQAQDGVARLSEMHKKLIDEKLLHGIEVVNDVTYSAEALQIALDNNLTIMGTSDIHGLIDWGHNVAGGGHRPITIVFATEKTEAAVKDGLVNRRTVVWYNNNLIGREAQILPLLNACMTVKKAEYQGKTSVVTVTIENHSDAEFILSSFGEYTFHANDDVVMVAPNGITEVQVKTLEKLPSFDLKFTVLNAITAPRTHPEITLKVAVGD; this comes from the coding sequence ATGAAGAAACTTATTTTACCCCTGTTGTTCCTGACCATTTTCCGGCTCAATGCACAGGAAACCCATTCCCACGGGCGGGCGATCAATTTTCCCAATGTGCCGGGTTATCTTTCTCTGAAGTGCGACCTTCACCAGCATACCGTCTTTTCTGACGGAGAAGTATGGCCTACAATACGCGTTCAGGAAGCGCTGAAAGACAGTCTGGATGTCATTTCCCTCACCGAACACCTCGAATATCAGCCACATAAGGCAGACATTCCCCATCCCGATCGCAATCGCTCACATGATATTGCTGTGAAAGAAGCTGATGGCAATCTGCTGGTGGTACGCGGCTCTGAAATCACCCGCTCTATGCCTCCCGGCCATTGCAATGCCATCTTCATCAATGACGCCAACAAACTGCTCAATGACGATCCGATGGTAGTATTTCGGGAAGCAAAAAATCAGGGCGCATTTGTATTCTGGAATCACCCCAACTGGACTGCGCAGGCACAGGATGGTGTGGCTCGGCTGAGCGAAATGCACAAAAAGCTTATCGACGAAAAATTACTTCACGGTATAGAGGTGGTGAATGATGTTACCTATTCTGCCGAAGCACTACAGATAGCGCTGGACAATAATCTCACGATTATGGGTACATCCGATATTCACGGATTGATCGACTGGGGGCATAATGTTGCCGGGGGAGGCCATCGCCCGATCACGATCGTATTTGCAACCGAAAAGACCGAAGCCGCAGTAAAAGACGGGTTGGTTAACCGTCGTACCGTAGTATGGTACAACAATAACCTTATCGGGCGCGAAGCGCAGATATTGCCCCTATTGAATGCCTGTATGACCGTGAAAAAAGCCGAATATCAGGGCAAAACTTCAGTTGTGACCGTTACCATTGAAAACCATTCTGATGCAGAATTTATCCTGTCTTCATTTGGTGAATATACATTCCACGCCAACGACGATGTGGTGATGGTGGCACCCAACGGCATTACGGAGGTCCAGGTAAAAACCCTGGAAAAGCTCCCATCCTTTGACCTGAAATTTACAGTACTCAACGCAATCACTGCACCCCGGACACATCCGGAAATTACCTTAAAAGTAGCCGTGGGAGATTGA
- a CDS encoding AAA family ATPase encodes MKKYPIGLQDFSEIRTGDYLYVDKTRQVYELAESGKYFFLSRPRRFGKSLLLSTLKYFFQGRRELFTGLWVDREVDYDWAVHPVLHFSFSSAGYKDIGLESALLRLVEESAEAYQVPLKEVGLSRRFRELIQTLGRGEKKLVLLIDEYDKPLVDYIENLPQAEAHREILKNFFSVIKDCDPFIRFFLITGVSKFSKVSLFSDLNNLKDITLHPRHATLTGYTPEEMEIFFGTEYEALARQNKMTLPEVKAAIQTWYNGYQWEIGQPVYNPFSILILFDSGRFANYWWDSGTPTFMLKLLRQEFEFDLSTLEAGDDIFNSYTLANMDWKPLMFQTGYLTLKSYDPDVQLYTLSYPNQEVRDSMYRYLLGEFRHDKRSDSFPLMANIKRALDAQDLPRLMQLIDTLFSTIPYQLFDEKREGFFHAVLHLTFQGLGLLTQSEVSTSQGRVDTVVHSKAGVYVMEFKLDASEEEALAQIREKRYGSAWLDGKTSVTAVGISFSSKTRSVAGWQAMPYAELLAEG; translated from the coding sequence ATGAAAAAATACCCCATCGGCTTACAGGATTTTTCAGAAATCCGAACGGGCGATTACCTCTATGTGGACAAAACCCGGCAGGTGTATGAGTTGGCGGAAAGTGGGAAATATTTTTTCCTCTCCCGCCCCCGGCGGTTTGGCAAGTCGCTACTGCTTTCGACGCTGAAATATTTTTTTCAGGGCCGGCGGGAACTTTTTACCGGCCTCTGGGTGGACCGCGAAGTAGATTACGACTGGGCCGTGCATCCGGTGTTGCATTTCTCCTTTAGCAGTGCAGGGTACAAGGATATTGGGTTGGAATCGGCTCTGCTCCGGTTGGTGGAAGAATCCGCCGAAGCCTACCAAGTTCCGCTGAAAGAAGTGGGGCTGTCCCGGCGTTTTCGCGAACTGATCCAAACCCTGGGGCGCGGGGAAAAAAAACTCGTTTTGCTCATCGATGAATACGACAAACCGCTGGTGGATTACATCGAAAACCTGCCGCAGGCAGAGGCTCACCGTGAAATCTTAAAAAACTTTTTTTCGGTCATCAAAGACTGCGATCCCTTTATTCGCTTTTTCCTGATCACCGGCGTGTCAAAATTTAGCAAAGTATCGCTGTTTTCCGACCTCAACAACCTCAAAGACATCACCCTTCATCCTCGCCATGCCACCTTGACGGGTTATACTCCCGAAGAAATGGAGATTTTCTTCGGAACCGAATACGAAGCCCTGGCCCGCCAAAATAAAATGACTCTCCCCGAAGTCAAAGCGGCCATTCAGACCTGGTACAACGGCTACCAGTGGGAAATCGGACAGCCGGTGTACAACCCTTTTTCGATCCTGATTTTATTTGATTCTGGTCGTTTTGCCAATTATTGGTGGGATTCGGGTACCCCGACCTTTATGCTGAAACTCCTCCGTCAGGAGTTTGAGTTTGATCTCTCGACCCTGGAGGCCGGGGATGATATTTTTAACAGCTATACGCTGGCCAATATGGACTGGAAACCGTTGATGTTTCAGACCGGTTATTTGACCCTGAAGAGTTACGATCCTGACGTGCAGCTATATACGCTGAGTTATCCCAATCAGGAAGTTCGGGACTCAATGTACCGTTATCTGTTGGGGGAGTTTCGTCACGACAAACGCTCAGACAGTTTTCCCCTCATGGCCAATATCAAACGCGCGCTCGACGCGCAGGATCTGCCCCGATTGATGCAACTGATCGATACGCTATTTTCAACCATACCCTATCAACTTTTTGACGAGAAACGGGAGGGATTTTTCCACGCGGTGTTACACCTGACCTTTCAGGGGTTAGGGTTGCTCACACAGTCTGAAGTGAGTACCTCACAGGGCCGCGTTGATACAGTGGTGCACAGTAAAGCAGGCGTGTATGTGATGGAGTTTAAATTGGATGCCTCTGAGGAAGAAGCCCTTGCCCAGATTCGGGAAAAGCGTTATGGCTCTGCCTGGCTGGATGGCAAAACGTCGGTAACGGCTGTAGGTATTAGTTTTTCTTCGAAAACCCGTTCTGTGGCTGGCTGGCAGGCTATGCCTTATGCAGAACTTTTGGCAGAGGGGTAA
- the ddlA gene encoding D-alanine--D-alanine ligase: MSSTIALMFGGQSPEHEISVRSARNIFAAIDQSKYHVVLIGVSPSGTWHHFPLDVFQDASFTVVKGGRQIAVVPGERFGQLIYCDGSGQLPHVDVVFPILHGPYGEDGTLQGILRHISLPFVGPDVLGSAVSMDKDVAKRLLREADLLTAEFFCFHYYEKEAIDYAAVVNKLGLPLFIKPANMGSSVGVKKVENQQEFEAAVKNAFRYDHKIIVEEAVFGRELECAVMGNGEIASTGVGEVGMSAGFYDYNSKYVSADAAKVMIPAPDVDNVTLAKLVLVAKNAYRALCCEGMSRVDMFLTDDGQVYVNEINTLPGFTNISMYPQLWQHQGTSYPELIDALIQLAFERGKREESLEKQGRD, encoded by the coding sequence ATGTCTTCAACTATTGCCCTGATGTTTGGCGGACAGTCTCCTGAACATGAGATATCGGTTCGCTCCGCCCGAAATATTTTCGCCGCTATTGATCAATCCAAATACCACGTCGTCCTTATCGGTGTGTCGCCATCGGGTACCTGGCATCATTTTCCGCTGGATGTATTTCAGGATGCATCGTTTACAGTTGTGAAAGGCGGCAGACAAATAGCAGTTGTGCCCGGCGAAAGATTTGGGCAGTTGATCTATTGTGATGGTTCCGGACAACTTCCGCATGTGGATGTGGTATTTCCTATTCTTCACGGTCCTTACGGTGAAGATGGCACCCTCCAGGGCATTCTCAGGCATATTTCGCTGCCTTTTGTTGGCCCAGACGTATTAGGCTCTGCGGTTTCGATGGACAAAGATGTCGCCAAACGCCTCTTGCGCGAGGCAGATCTGCTCACCGCCGAATTTTTCTGTTTCCATTACTATGAAAAAGAGGCTATCGACTATGCGGCCGTAGTCAATAAACTCGGTCTTCCGCTATTTATCAAACCTGCCAATATGGGCTCTTCCGTCGGGGTAAAAAAGGTGGAAAATCAGCAGGAATTTGAAGCCGCAGTGAAAAATGCCTTCCGCTACGACCATAAGATCATCGTGGAGGAAGCTGTCTTTGGCAGAGAACTGGAATGTGCCGTGATGGGAAATGGGGAAATAGCCAGTACCGGCGTGGGCGAAGTGGGTATGTCCGCAGGATTTTACGACTACAACTCCAAATACGTATCCGCAGACGCGGCCAAAGTCATGATTCCTGCGCCAGATGTAGACAATGTTACCCTCGCCAAACTGGTTCTCGTGGCAAAAAATGCCTATCGCGCCCTCTGCTGTGAAGGCATGTCGCGGGTGGATATGTTTCTCACCGACGACGGCCAGGTGTATGTAAATGAAATCAATACCCTGCCTGGCTTCACCAATATCAGTATGTATCCGCAGTTGTGGCAGCATCAGGGAACTTCTTATCCCGAGCTGATTGATGCATTGATCCAGCTTGCCTTCGAACGCGGCAAAAGAGAAGAGTCGCTGGAGAAACAGGGGAGAGATTAA
- a CDS encoding thioesterase family protein: MAPLDEKAFKKSYTEITVRSWTLDLYGQVSNAKFLEFLEEARWNHFRGFFESGMFLDLGLAFVLVNVTLDYSGAARLGDILDIETGIIRIGEKSITLSHKIVMRINQKIILDGEVTFVVKDLEKGEAVPIAGKMKDMFLREF, from the coding sequence ATGGCACCATTGGACGAAAAGGCATTTAAAAAATCATACACCGAAATTACTGTAAGGAGTTGGACGCTTGATCTTTATGGCCAGGTTAGCAACGCCAAGTTTCTCGAGTTTCTGGAAGAGGCGCGATGGAATCACTTCCGGGGTTTTTTTGAGTCAGGGATGTTTCTCGACCTGGGTCTGGCCTTTGTACTGGTAAATGTAACCCTTGATTACAGCGGTGCTGCCCGCCTGGGCGATATTCTGGATATTGAAACCGGCATTATTCGCATCGGAGAAAAGAGCATTACCCTTTCGCACAAAATTGTGATGCGCATAAATCAGAAAATCATTCTCGACGGAGAAGTAACCTTCGTGGTAAAAGATCTGGAAAAGGGCGAAGCCGTCCCCATTGCGGGAAAAATGAAAGATATGTTTCTGCGGGAATTCTGA
- a CDS encoding DUF3592 domain-containing protein has product MPQRNLPILSRLAILSSGFDAQFGWIFFGFGMIFFWIFFMNSEIIDLFAYGDWDPTTGTVVKLDDTDAEVNNTDVYEYTYEYNVNGEVYTGTAYTTGRSFREGQNVSIEYNPDQPGESRMADSRSSLFGWETIFVIIFPLVGLGFILHSFRQNMKSIDLLVNGRFARGKLINKEPTNVKINDRTVYKYTFSFEAHDGRTYEATGKTHIQSLLEDEETERLIYAPNDPSYATMYDTIPSAPKINPDGSFRPLRITSYLNLILPLVSIIIHGGFYLIRYVL; this is encoded by the coding sequence ATGCCTCAAAGAAATCTTCCGATACTTTCCCGCCTTGCCATCTTGTCTAGTGGTTTTGACGCCCAGTTTGGGTGGATATTTTTCGGATTTGGGATGATATTTTTCTGGATATTCTTTATGAATTCGGAGATCATCGACCTGTTTGCTTATGGGGACTGGGACCCGACTACAGGTACCGTGGTAAAGCTGGATGATACCGATGCCGAAGTAAATAATACGGATGTGTATGAATATACTTATGAATATAATGTAAACGGAGAAGTATATACCGGTACTGCTTACACTACCGGGCGATCTTTTCGGGAAGGTCAAAATGTTTCTATTGAATATAACCCCGATCAGCCGGGTGAGTCGCGGATGGCCGATTCCCGCAGTTCTTTATTTGGGTGGGAAACGATTTTTGTCATAATTTTTCCTCTGGTAGGGCTGGGTTTTATTCTTCACAGCTTCCGTCAAAATATGAAATCGATAGATCTTCTGGTGAATGGACGATTTGCGAGAGGAAAGCTGATAAACAAAGAACCTACCAATGTAAAAATCAATGATCGGACGGTGTATAAGTACACATTTAGCTTTGAAGCGCACGATGGCAGAACTTATGAAGCTACCGGAAAAACACATATTCAATCTCTATTAGAAGATGAAGAAACAGAGCGACTGATCTATGCGCCCAATGACCCTTCTTATGCGACGATGTATGATACCATTCCTTCCGCACCAAAAATCAATCCTGACGGATCTTTCCGCCCCCTGCGAATTACCAGTTATTTAAACCTGATCCTTCCATTGGTAAGCATTATTATTCATGGGGGCTTTTATCTGATCCGATATGTATTGTAG